Proteins co-encoded in one Brassica oleracea var. oleracea cultivar TO1000 chromosome C4, BOL, whole genome shotgun sequence genomic window:
- the LOC106341298 gene encoding anthocyanidin reductase-like, translating into MATVDQTAVTTGTKKACVIGGTGNLASILIKHLLQSGYKVNTTVRDPENEKKMAHLKVLQELGDLKIFKADLTDEGSFTSPISGCEYVFHVATPISFTSQDPEKDMIKPAVQGVINVLKSCLKSNSIKRVIYTSSAAAVSINSISEPGLVMTEENWSDVDFLTKEKPFNWGYPVSKTLAEKEAYKFAEENKIDLVTVVPALIAGNSLLSDPPSSLSLSMSLITGKEMHLSGLKEMQKLSGSISFIHVDDLARAHMFLAEKETASGRYICCYYNTNVPEIADFLRRRYPMYNVLSEFEEGLSSAKLTLSSEKLIKEGFRFEYGISEMYDEMTKYFESKGLIKP; encoded by the exons ATGGCAACCGTTGATCAGACCGCTGTAACCACCGGAACTAAGAAGGCTTGTGTCATTGGTGGCACAGGAAACTTAGCCTCTATTCTGATCAAGCATTTGCTTCAAAGCGGCTACAAAGTTAACACCACAGTTAGAGATCCAG AAAATGAGAAGAAAATGGCTCACCTTAAGGTACTTCAAGAGCTCGGGGACCTCAAGATCTTCAAAGCGGATTTAACCGATGAAGGGAGTTTCACTTCACCAATCTCGGGCTGTGAATACGTTTTCCATGTCGCAACACCAATCAGCTTTACATCTCAAGATCCTGAG AAAGACATGATCAAACCAGCGGTACAAGGAGTGATCAATGTGTTGAAATCTTGTTTAAAATCGAACTCAATCAAGCGCGTGATCTACACATCTTCAGCTGCTGCGGTCTCTATCAACAGCATTTCGGAACCAGGACTTGTGATGACTGAAGAAAACTGGTCTGACGTTGATTTTCTCACAAAGGAGAAGCCGTTTAACTGG GGTTACCCAGTCTCAAAGACTTTAGCAGAAAAGGAAGCTTATAAATTTGCGGAAGAGAATAAGATTGATCTCGTTACTGTAGTTCCAGCACTCATAGCCGGAAACTCTCTCCTCTCTGATCCTCCGAGCAGTTTATCTCTCTCCATGTCTTTAATCACTG GGAAAGAAATGCATCTGAGCGGTCTCAAGGAAATGCAGAAGCTATCTGGATCCATCTCGTTCATCCACGTGGACGACCTAGCTCGTGCACATATGTTTCTGGCGGAGAAAGAAACAGCTTCTGGTCGCTACATTTGCTGTTATTACAACACAAATGTTCCAGAGATTGCGGATTTTCTCAGGCGAAGATATCCTATGTACAATGTTTTGTCAGA ATTTGAAGAGGGCTTATCAAGTGCGAAACTGACGCTATCCTCGGAAAAACTCATCAAGGAAGGCTTTCGATTTGAATATGGGATCAGTGAGATGTATGATGAGATGACGAAGTACTTCGAGTCAAAAGGATTGATCAAACCTTAA
- the LOC106337125 gene encoding mediator-associated protein 1-like, which produces MTKKRDPLENPPAASSSGDDDEVDSSAGEEEEREDDDDASSSEEELPVKSHSSSAAVTIAVPGKTAAQQASDLDSGSETETDSDSDTEQPPNQRSGKAILAAAKSKKEKSPPPATKSGTKRPSEGTSNETNSKRAKKTGEDSKKPPAFQRLWTEEDEIAVLQGMIVFKNDTGNSPYDDTNAYYDYIKKSISFEVSKNQFMDKLRSLKKKYMGKEKPSFTKPHDQKSYRLCMYIWGPDGMGLETAVKSNGVSKKKTMKLDSVKQDLSFASSPNGKAVVDDDKRVLVLGGDVDRKCDWFENSFLVRGIAGFGVDEHYVKQRWSLVPVETKKTVEEKVKMLQAKEIEFVLQKTKILHEVTSMIAEASKNKP; this is translated from the coding sequence ATGACGAAGAAACGCGACCCTTTAGAAAATCCACCTGCTGCATCTTCGAGCGGCGACGACGATGAAGTCGACTCTTCTGCCGGAGAAGAAGAGGAACGCGAAGATGATGATGACGCTTCTTCATCCGAAGAAGAACTCCCCGTCAAATCTCATTCCTCCTCCGCCGCCGTCACAATTGCCGTCCCAGGCAAAACCGCCGCACAACAAGCCTCCGATTTAGATTCTGGATCTGAAACCGAGACCGACTCCGATTCCGACACGGAGCAACCACCGAATCAGCGATCTGGGAAGGCTATCCTCGCCGCCGCGAAGTCCAAGAAGGAGAAGTCTCCGCCGCCTGCTACGAAATCAGGAACGAAGCGTCCGAGCGAAGGGACTTCAAACGAGACGAACTCAAAGCGAGCGAAGAAGACCGGTGAAGACTCAAAGAAGCCTCCTGCTTTCCAGAGACTATGGACTGAAGAAGACGAGATCGCTGTCTTGCAAGGTATGATCGTTTTCAAGAACGATACGGGGAACTCTCCTTACGATGACACTAACGCTTACTACGATTACATCAAGAAATCTATTAGCTTTGAGGTTAGTAAAAACCAGTTCATGGATAAGCTTAGGAGCTTAAAGAAGAAGTATATGGGTAAAGAGAAGCCTTCTTTTACCAAACCTCATGATCAGAAGTCTTATAGATTGTGCATGTACATCTGGGGACCTGATGGGATGGGTCTTGAGACTGCTGTTAAGTCCAACGGTGTGTCCAAAAAGAAGACCATGAAGCTTGACTCTGTGAAGCAAGACCTTTCTTTTGCTTCTTCTCCCAATGGCAAAGCTGTTGTTGATGATGATAAGAGAGTGTTGGTTCTTGGAGGCGATGTGGACAGGAAATGTGATTGGTTTGAGAACTCGTTTCTTGTTAGAGGCATTGCGGGTTTTGGTGTTGATGAGCATTACGTGAAACAGAGATGGAGCTTGGTCCCGGTTGAGACCAAGAAGACAGTTGAAGAGAAGGTTAAGATGCTGCAGGCTAAGGAAATTGAGTTTGTGTTGCAGAAGACTAAGATTTTGCATGAAGTTACCTCTATGATCGCTGAAGCATCCAAGAACAAGCCATAG